The bacterium Unc6 genome includes the window ATTGAAAGATTCAAGTATTTTATATCAGGACATCTTTGCACCGCAGTTTGAACATCTTTTTCAATTGCTCTTATCCACCCGCTCAGTCTGATGGGAGACAGCACACCTCTTTTTGCTAATTCAAGATTAGCATTAAGATAATTTGTCTCATGAGATGTAACGGGAAAACCAAATTCGCTTTGAAGCACGCCAAATTTATTCAAGTGTATATTAAGAAGTGTCTTCTGAAGTTTTGAAAGACAAATCCTTGATGTTTGCACTCCATCTCTGTTTGTTACATCAATAATATAAATCTTCGGCATAAGACCCCTTTATAATAAAGATAATAAAAAAATAACAAATGACAAATGACAAATGGCGGTTTCCTGAACTGACAAAAATTTAACCAATTCCCCTGATAAATTTTTCAAGTCTGTTTAATCCTTCAATAATATTTTCCATAGATGTTGCATATGAAAACCTCAAATAATTATCATCGCCAAATACACAGCCTGGTACCACAGCAATATGGGCATAACTTAAAAGTAGGTCTGCCATTTGTAAAGAGTTTTCAATTGCACGACCATTGAATTTTTGCCCTAAAATATCTGATATATTAACCCAACAATAAAATGCACCCTGCGGCATCACAGCAGATAATCCATTTATAGAATTTATCCTGCTAATAATATAATCCCGTCTTTTCTTAAACTCCATAACCATTTTACTTAAATCGCCTTGATCTCCTGTTAGAGCCTCCACTGCTGCTTTCTGCGAAATTGAGACAGGATTTGAGGTAGAATGGTCTTGCAGATTAGACATTGCTTGAATAATCTGTTTTGGTCCTGCTGTCCAACCTATACGCCAGCCCGTCATAGCATATGCCTTTGAAAGACCGTTCACAACCAATGTGCGTTCTTTAATTTCTTTACCAAGACAAGCAATACTGGTATGCTTTGTGTCATAGACAATCTTTTCATAGATTTCATCCGAAATACAGTAAATACCGGATTGGATAATAATCTTGCTTATCTGTTCCATCTCACTTTTGGTATAAACCATACCTGTGGGATTAGAAGGAGAATTAAGTATAAAAAGCTTTGTTTTTGGAGTAATGGCATATTCAAGTTGATGGGGTGTAATTTTAAAATTATGTCTTTGTGTCGTTTTAAGAACAATTTCTTTTGCCCCGACTATTTGAATCATTTCCGGATAGCTTACCCAGTAAGGGCTTGGTAAGATTATCTCACTTTTTTCATCGCAAAGAGCAAAAATTATATTAAATATAGAATGTTTTGCACCGCAGGATACAATGATCTCATCAGGTTGATATTCTAATTGATTGTCAGACTTAAACTTTTGACAGATTGCATCCTTTAGCTCTTTTATACCTGAACTTGCAGTGTACTTGGTAAAACCCTTATCAATAGCAGTTTTTGCCGCTTTTTTAATATTTATTGGCGTATCAAAGTCCGGTTCGCCTGTACCAAAATCAATAACATCAATACCCTCTGCTTTCATTTTCTTGGCTCTGTCAGTGATATTTAAGGTAGGCGAAGGATTGATATGACTTACCCTTTTTGAAATCAACATTCATAACTCCTGTACATCGCATAGAGAGGGTCACAAAAAACCCCATATGTGGGGAGCCATATTGTAGATAAAAGAAAGTTGCCGAAGGCAATTTGGGCGAAGGTGCGAAGTGGCTGAGCTGTATAGCCCGCTGTTAGGCGACGTGCCCAGCAAACCTTCATTAATCTCATTTTACTAATACCATCTCAGGGAGAATCCTCCCATAATACGAACAGCCAAATCCTTATGAATTGCAAAAAAGAGTTTTCGTGGTAGTCTTGCAACATAGCTTTCTATTGATTTGTAGGAAATAGGGGACGGAGCTAACTTAATAATTTAATCTTCCTCTTTTCCACTGCCATTTCCCCTTTAACTATATTTTTAGATACGGCAGGTTGGGAGATCTCTAAAAATCGCCCAATCTCTGTCGTGCTTATCCCTAACTGTTTACTTGCGAAATAACAAACTATTCCCTTAGCATCTGATATTAAATTAGCGCGTCCCTTTCTTTTTAAATCTCTGGTTTCCATGTTTAGTAACGCGCAAATCTTCTCAGATATGGTTTCCAAGCCCCATCCTTCTTTTTGGAACTTATCCCTTCTGTCTAAGGTTTCTTCTGCGTCCCGCAGTACCTTATTAACAAAATCACTATCTCCCAATATGCGTTCATCACCCCGCCAATATTCTTTCTTGCGTCTCATATTAATCAATTCAGACCAACCTCCTGCGCTTCGTAATAGTCCCCCCCCTGAAAAATCTATTGCAGCGATTTTACCAATGCCGTCAGCGATAAATTCTCTGTATTTCTTCACAGCTTCTTTTTTATTTTTTCCAAACCACAGCAAAAGTTCATCTACGCTCTGCCAGCTGCGTTTTTTATTACCCATTATAACGGCGTGTCCATTTTGTCTCTTATTCTTTCTTTCCAATTTATAATATCTGCCAAAACATCTATAGATTCAACTTTAACTTTGCTTTGAAGCACACAAAGAGGAGATATATCAATACCAACACAGTTTATACCCAAAAGTTGAGCCTCTAAGGCAGTTGTTCCACTTCCTATAAAGGGATCAAGAACACTATCACCTTGATTAAGTCCTATTATATTCAAAAGAGCCCTAATCATTTGGGGATGAAATTTACCTTTGTAAGGGTAAATCCAATGAGTAAGGTATTGATTGACAGACCTTGTTCTGTTTTTCTGAATTATTTGAAGATAATCGGTAAATCTTTTACCAACGGATTTTAAGTATGCTGTTCGTTTTATCAATTTTTCGTCCAACTCATTTGATTTGTTACTCACTTTAAACTCTCTCAATCCATTTGTGGTAACAAAATTACCGCCTAATGCCCTTAATTCTAATTGTGCCAATGACAGTTCATAGATAAATTGAACATTATCCAGCAATGTTACATCTGAATTCACTGATTGTTTCATATCATAAGCCCAGAATTCTTGAATTTCCTCTGTTTTTTTCATCATCTTTTGTCCTTTATATGTTTCTGTCATTAGTTTATCTCTTTATATTTATGGGCGAAATGGCGTATAACCGTTGGATAACCTGCAATCCCACTGATTTCAAATTTTAAATCCCCGTTTTCACAAAGACAAGTTTTGATTGAATTCTTAAATTATTTAATTTTTAAACATTTAAAATTTAGAGTAAAGTATTGTTATAGCACTAAATATTATTAAGTTTATAATTAAAAAGCAATTTCAAAACTTTTGTCATTTGACACTTGTCATTTAACATTTGTCATTTGAGATTTGTCATTTTTTTATCAGAACGGCTAAGGTTAAACCATAGAGACAACAGATACAGCCTTAAATGGGCAGGTTTCTATGCACAACCTACAATTTTTACATCTACTTGTGTTAATAACTATCTTCTTCTCTTCGGGCTTAAAAATAATTGCATTAGGTTCGGGGCAGGCAAAAATACATAACCTGCACCCTTTACATTTTTCTTTATCAACCCCCGCGGCAAAATACATATCCTCTTTTTTACCTTTCCTAATTAATATTCCTTTACCCGTTAGAAATATCAATTTTGCTATCTGGTTAAACAAAATTTCTAACGGGGTTTATCTTCTCACTTGCCTTTCTAACAATTTCCATATTTTTTTCTATCAGTTGGGCTACATTAGCAAATTTACTCTTCATAGTGTCATCAAGAGCGGCGGTGGTTGCAGAAGCCACGAATTTCTTTTTGCCAAACCTTTCTTCTAAAGACTCCTGCAGGGCTTTCAAAGAGACAACCTTAGTAATACCCACCAATGCTCCTAACATCGCAATATTGGTTGAAAGTTCCGTCCTGGCTATATCCATAGCAATAGAGGTAGCCGGGATATAAAACAGTTTTACCTTCAGTGTGATTAAGTTGCTCTTGTCCTCATCGGATAGACTTAAAGGTTCACTTGCATTAATTATCAACAGCCCTTCCTTCTTCAGTCCATCATAAAAAGGCATTGTATAACACTTTCCCAAGGTAATCACATGAGGATGAAAAATCATAATTATATTGGGATAAATGATTTCACCCCGCTCGTATATCTTCTCTGATGAGATGCGCACATAACTTTCAGCAGGAGCAAGCCTTTTTTCTGCCCCAAAGAAGGGATTGACAGTGCTAAATTTGCCGTCTCTAACCACGGCCCCGCCAAGTATATGGGCAGCGGTTACCACTCCCTGTCCTCCCAGTCCAGACATTCTAATGGTTAAATCATCTTGTTTTACCCCATTAAAAATATTCTTATCAACTACTGTCGTATTTTTTATCAGCATTTTCTCCTTATATGTCCCAGCCAGAATTTCTAACGGGGTTTATTTACCACCTCCAATCCTTCCACAAATTCCTTTGCAGGAGGGCTTAAATATTCCTTTATTGGATAAGAACCATCTTTTTCTTTTTCTTTTGCTCTTTTTAAGGATTCTTGAGGCTTAAATTTGTAATTGGTGGGGCAGGGACAATAAATTTGAACATATGTTGGGCCTAGTTCTCTGGCAATAAGAATTGCCTGTTTGACTACCTTTCCTAAACGTTTGGGACTGGCCGGAGTTATCGTTGCTGAATAGACACAGCCTGCATCGCGGGCAATCTCGGGCAGAGAAATCTTGGGGAATTTTTTCCCCGTAGGAGCCATATTAAGCACCGCTCCCTCACAAGACATACCGCTTTCCTGGCCGCCAGTATTGGAGTAAGACTCATTGTCAAGCATTATGGTAGTAATCTTCTCTCTTCTGAACCAGGAGTGCA containing:
- a CDS encoding aspartate aminotransferase → MLISKRVSHINPSPTLNITDRAKKMKAEGIDVIDFGTGEPDFDTPINIKKAAKTAIDKGFTKYTASSGIKELKDAICQKFKSDNQLEYQPDEIIVSCGAKHSIFNIIFALCDEKSEIILPSPYWVSYPEMIQIVGAKEIVLKTTQRHNFKITPHQLEYAITPKTKLFILNSPSNPTGMVYTKSEMEQISKIIIQSGIYCISDEIYEKIVYDTKHTSIACLGKEIKERTLVVNGLSKAYAMTGWRIGWTAGPKQIIQAMSNLQDHSTSNPVSISQKAAVEALTGDQGDLSKMVMEFKKRRDYIISRINSINGLSAVMPQGAFYCWVNISDILGQKFNGRAIENSLQMADLLLSYAHIAVVPGCVFGDDNYLRFSYATSMENIIEGLNRLEKFIRGIG
- a CDS encoding 4Fe-4S ferredoxin, with the protein product MYFAAGVDKEKCKGCRLCIFACPEPNAIIFKPEEKKIVINTSRCKNCRLCIETCPFKAVSVVSMV
- a CDS encoding ferredoxin oxidoreductase, which codes for MLIKNTTVVDKNIFNGVKQDDLTIRMSGLGGQGVVTAAHILGGAVVRDGKFSTVNPFFGAEKRLAPAESYVRISSEKIYERGEIIYPNIIMIFHPHVITLGKCYTMPFYDGLKKEGLLIINASEPLSLSDEDKSNLITLKVKLFYIPATSIAMDIARTELSTNIAMLGALVGITKVVSLKALQESLEERFGKKKFVASATTAALDDTMKSKFANVAQLIEKNMEIVRKASEKINPVRNFV
- a CDS encoding ferredoxin oxidoreductase, whose translation is MSANIVKISPGFEEIMPEDYRNLVKDGPYGRGLDVDKLGTFKELIEEHPLCAGCGLALSLRLILASLPNPEDTVIVGTTGCNSLSFSQVAIHNIHSLFGNQNAVATGLKRALKIRFPQKAKDVVVIGGDGGIGDIGLGMVMHSWFRREKITTIMLDNESYSNTGGQESGMSCEGAVLNMAPTGKKFPKISLPEIARDAGCVYSATITPASPKRLGKVVKQAILIARELGPTYVQIYCPCPTNYKFKPQESLKRAKEKEKDGSYPIKEYLSPPAKEFVEGLEVVNKPR